In Cheilinus undulatus linkage group 16, ASM1832078v1, whole genome shotgun sequence, one DNA window encodes the following:
- the fam83hb gene encoding protein FAM83H isoform X2, producing the protein MPNRSQSSSIGDNPLDPNYLPPHYREEYRLAIDALIENDVKGYYEFLQTADVVGFLAQPEIDFIKSTIQTPNLSASMPELTYTDGAHEMDGSSDTYWPMQSDLAAPGLDLGWPLPQHSFRGPTEVTTLVNPSDPDMPSIKEQARRLIKSACQVIAVVMDRFTDVDIFADLLDATARHVPVYILLDEHEAHHFVSMVINCKVNLELNPMMRVRTVAGITYHSRTGKSFKGQVKDRFLLADCRAVLSGNYSFMWSYEKIHRCIAHLFLGELVATFDEEFRILFAQSEPLVIDPSDGALALSDTSSTNSYFGAQYGLKRTQSLLNPISYRRQPEITSGFPFGDSDRNLALTFRRNDPFRHTVEPGAGITIGKYSQQQFRLQQSYLEQGRSIVSRQMELNTSAFKRHSYAEGTQENYISSRQYMKHRVMNNLDETDFHREQVKSSHFYSEGPGPGSGQGHYDRLRGRPPHLSIDQYSESSFRSDQEPPPGREYFSSEDLRGPEGHHAPPLAGRYGGESGHKRPTIGQAYACQSSPTQPHPPEKRHFPKQSDQEHEQDAEARHGLRNWRIHSYLSSYEDGGEEGLPQPLGPDAFEDPQLSQQPTDTESSTRFGTKEQLNVTSKPRPEIQRPRFGKPMLPESKDSAPTSIGDSKPFTLEKKEREAAKDREREADRGATREVGVDVEMKEGPELLLSKHESFRTRINPLLQRSSRLRSSLIFSSSKAEMHSGSLGLKPATETEEELDTLRTSSIVAQILEKRRSLSREPFEWRKKIEEKDKEKEKQKEMEKEKEQEDKKPLPVEKDTRLKDEIQAKPEPQKLKEEVKPAPAVEKSEVTTTTLNMNDPASRLQYFQDLAAKRKASKMGTESSLKVTEPAEKKPDLSDKPPMITETPLTIPTVSVTAAESEPKRPDISAKLAELTRKPSISSGKPPIITAKPYVSPQKTSETSQTQKEETASEGQKKDIFKSLKPLPSPKIFKRDPLKLKALNPRRISCGEEILTTDATDAEKSELKKSRSQSSSTLPRDESLHKVMGSNTSINTLGEVKGEGKTLDFLKKQTQRLKGFLGPKDKDKKSTGDDKGMNPVKEITDDSSKKPSSSGKSTVPTNTDQTSSNHKTTTTTTTGPTRYQAQGSSVIFSSNLRDDTKVILEQISANSQKKREETGGEKESDSGDKGLERQNSLKRNRFLRPPGNVSEREGLLKRIESLRKEKKVYSRFEMGNNLG; encoded by the exons ATGCCAAACCGATCTCAGAGTTCATCGATTGGGGATAACCCCCTAGACCCAAACTACCTGCCCCCCCATTACCGTGAGGAGTACCGCCTGGCCATCGATGCTCTGATTGAAAATGATGTAAAG GGCTACTATGAGTTCCTTCAGACCGCAGATGTGGTGGGTTTCTTGGCACAGCCAGAAATCGACTTTATCAAATCCACAATCCAGACGCCCAACCTGTCAGCTAGCATGCCAGAGCTGACATACACTGACGGAGCACACGAGATGGATGGCTCCTCTGATACCTATTGGCCAATGCAGTCTGACCTGGCCGCCCCGGGGCTGGACCTTGGCTGGCCACTGCCACAGCACAGCTTCAGGGGGCCCACAGAGGTCACCACTCTGGTCAACCCCTCTGACCCAGACATGCCAAGTATTAAGGAGCAGGCCAGAAGGCTCATCAAAAGTGCATGTCAG GTCATCGCAGTGGTGATGGACAGATTCACAGACGTTGACATTTTTGCTGACCTTTTGGATGCGACAGCAAGACATGTTCCTGTTTATATTCTGCTGGATGAGCATGAAGCCCATCACTTTGTCTCCATGGTCATCAACTGCAAAGTCAACTTGGAACTAAATCCT ATGATGCGTGTAAGGACAGTGGCAGGAATAACCTACCATTCCCGGACTGGGAAATCATTTAAAGGCCAGGTGAAAGATCGCTTCCTGCTGGCTGACTGCAGAGCTGTACTCAGTGGTAACTACAg TTTCATGTGGTCTTATGAGAAGATCCACCGTTGTATTGCCCACCTCTTCCTTGGGGAGCTGGTTGCCACTTTTGATGAAGAGTTTCGTATTCTCTTTGCTCAGTCAGAGCCTCTAGTCATTGACCCGTCTGATGGAGCTCTTGCACTCTCCGACACTAGCAGCACCAATAGTTACTTTGGCGCCCAGTATGGTTTGAAGAGGACCCAGTCTTTGCTTAACCCCATTAGTTACCGCAGGCAGCCTGAGATTACCTCCGGCTTCCCCTTTGGAGACTCAGATCGTAACCTTGCACTTACTTTTCGGAGGAACGACCCATTTCGTCACACTGTGGAACCTGGGGCTGGAATTACAATCGGGAAGTATTCACAGCAACAGTTTCGTCTGCAGCAGTCGTATCTGGAGCAGGGAAGGTCAATCGTGTCCAGGCAGATGGAGCTGAATACCAGTGCCTTTAAGAGGCACAGCTATGCCGAGGGAACACAGGAGAATTATATTTCTTCAAGGCAGTACATGAAGCACAGAGTCATGAATAACCTGGATGAGACGGACTTCCACAG GGAGCAGGTCAAAAGCAGCCATTTCTACAGCGAGGGGCCTGGGCCGGGTTCAGGCCAAGGACACTACGACAGACTTCGAGGTCGCCCTCCACATCTCTCTATCGATCAATATTCAGAATCAAGTTTTCGCTCTGATCAGGAGCCTCCACCAGGCAGAGAATATTTTTCATCTGAGGATTTGAGAGGACCTGAGGGGCATCATGCACCTCCATTAGCTGGGAGGTATGGAGGAGAGTCCGGTCATAAGAGGCCAACAATAGGTCAGGCATATGCCTGTCAGAGCTCCCCCACACAGCCTCATCCACCAGAGAAAAGACATTTTCCCAAACAGTCTGATCAAGAGCATGAACAAGATGCAGAAGCTCGGCATGGCTTGAGGAACTGGAGAATCCATTCCTACCTAAGCTCTTATGAGGATGGTGGAGAAGAGGGTCTACCTCAGCCTCTTGGGCCTGATGCATTTGAAGATCCTCAACTATCTCAGCAGCCAACTGACACAGAAAGTTCAACTCGCTTTGGAACAAAGGAGCAACTGAATGTTACCTCCAAACCCAGACCAGAAATCCAAAGACCACGCTTTGGAAAGCCCATGCTACCTGAGAGCAAAGACTCTGCACCAACATCAATCGGTGACTCTAAACCTTTTACACTGGAGAAAAAGGAAAGGGAGGCTgcaaaagacagagagagggaggcagatAGGGGTGCAACAAGGGAAGTTGGTGTTGATGTTGAGATGAAAGAGGGTCCAGAGCTCCTCTTGTCCAAACACGAATCATTTCGCACACGAATTAACCCACTCCTCCAACGTAGTTCTCGTCTGCGTTCTTCACTCATATTCTCATCGTCCAAGGCAGAAATGCACAGTGGCAGCCTGGGCTTAAAACCAGcaacagagacagaggaggagttAGACACATTGCGCACCTCTTCCATTGTGGCCCAGATCCTAGAGAAGAGAAGATCGTTGTCCCGTGAGCCTTTTGAATGGAGAAAGAAGATCGAGGAAAAAGATAAGGAAAAGGAAAAGCAAAaggagatggagaaagagaaagaacaaGAGGATAAAAAACCACTGCCAGTGGAAAAGGATACCAGACTTAAAGATGAAATTCAAGCAAAACCAGAACCTCAAAAACTTAAGGAAGAGGTGAAGCCAGCTCCAGCTGTCGAGAAATCTGAAGTAACAACAACAACTTTGAACATGAATGACCCAGCTAGTCGACTGCAGTATTTCCAAGACCTTGCTGCTAAGAGAAAAGCCTCAAAAATGGGGACGGAGTCATCACTTAAAGTTACAGAACCTGCCGAGAAAAAGCCAGACCTTTCTGACAAACCTCCCATGATTACAGAAACACCTCTAACAATCCCAACGGTCTCTGTTACTGCAGCAGAATCTGAACCAAAAAGGCCAGACATCTCAGCAAAACTGGCCGAGCTCACTCGCAAACCTTCGATTAGTTCTGGAAAACCACCAATAATCACTGCCAAGCCTTATGTGAGCCCCCAGAAAACTTCAGAGACAAGCCAAACTCAAAAAGAGGAGACTGCATCAGAGGGTCAAAAGAAGGATATATTTAAGTCCCTAAAGCCCCTTCCTTCACCAAAGATCTTTAAGAGGGACCCACTGAAGCTCAAGGCACTGAATCCTCGTCGAATCTCTTGTGGTGAAGAGATACTGACAACAGATGCTACCGATGCAGAGAAGAGTGAACTAAAAAAGAGCCGCTCTCAAAGTTCATCCACTCTGCCACGTGACGAGTCATTGCATAAAGTTATGGGATCAAATACATCCATCAATACACTTGGGGAGGTGAAAGGTGAGGGCAAGACACTTGACTTCTTAAAGAAGCAGACGCAGAGGCTAAAAGGATTCCTGGGGCCAAAGGACAAAGACAAGAAATCTACAGGAGATGATAAGGGCATGAACCCAGTCAAAGAGATCACTGATGATTCAAGTAAAAAGCCAAGCTCATCAGGAAAAAGTACAGTGCCTACAAATACTGATCAAACTTCCTCCAATCATAAGACAACAACTACAACCACAACAGGCCCAACCAGATACCAGGCCCAGGGCAGCTCTGTGATTTTTAGTAGCAACCTAAGAGATGACACCAAAGTCATTCTTGAGCAGATTTCCGCCAACAGCCAGAAGAAGCGGGAAGAAACAGGGGGGGAAAAAGAAAGTGACAGTGGGGATAAGGGGCTTGAGAGGCAAAACTCCTTGAAAAGGAATCGGTTTCTGCGACCGCCAGGCAACGTCTCGGAGCGGGAAGGATTACTGAAGAGGATAGAGAGTCTGAGGAAGGAGAAGAAGGTCTACAGCCGCTTTGAG ATGGGGAATAACCTTGGATAA
- the fam83hb gene encoding protein FAM83H isoform X1, with protein MPNRSQSSSIGDNPLDPNYLPPHYREEYRLAIDALIENDVKGYYEFLQTADVVGFLAQPEIDFIKSTIQTPNLSASMPELTYTDGAHEMDGSSDTYWPMQSDLAAPGLDLGWPLPQHSFRGPTEVTTLVNPSDPDMPSIKEQARRLIKSACQVIAVVMDRFTDVDIFADLLDATARHVPVYILLDEHEAHHFVSMVINCKVNLELNPMMRVRTVAGITYHSRTGKSFKGQVKDRFLLADCRAVLSGNYSFMWSYEKIHRCIAHLFLGELVATFDEEFRILFAQSEPLVIDPSDGALALSDTSSTNSYFGAQYGLKRTQSLLNPISYRRQPEITSGFPFGDSDRNLALTFRRNDPFRHTVEPGAGITIGKYSQQQFRLQQSYLEQGRSIVSRQMELNTSAFKRHSYAEGTQENYISSRQYMKHRVMNNLDETDFHREQVKSSHFYSEGPGPGSGQGHYDRLRGRPPHLSIDQYSESSFRSDQEPPPGREYFSSEDLRGPEGHHAPPLAGRYGGESGHKRPTIGQAYACQSSPTQPHPPEKRHFPKQSDQEHEQDAEARHGLRNWRIHSYLSSYEDGGEEGLPQPLGPDAFEDPQLSQQPTDTESSTRFGTKEQLNVTSKPRPEIQRPRFGKPMLPESKDSAPTSIGDSKPFTLEKKEREAAKDREREADRGATREVGVDVEMKEGPELLLSKHESFRTRINPLLQRSSRLRSSLIFSSSKAEMHSGSLGLKPATETEEELDTLRTSSIVAQILEKRRSLSREPFEWRKKIEEKDKEKEKQKEMEKEKEQEDKKPLPVEKDTRLKDEIQAKPEPQKLKEEVKPAPAVEKSEVTTTTLNMNDPASRLQYFQDLAAKRKASKMGTESSLKVTEPAEKKPDLSDKPPMITETPLTIPTVSVTAAESEPKRPDISAKLAELTRKPSISSGKPPIITAKPYVSPQKTSETSQTQKEETASEGQKKDIFKSLKPLPSPKIFKRDPLKLKALNPRRISCGEEILTTDATDAEKSELKKSRSQSSSTLPRDESLHKVMGSNTSINTLGEVKGEGKTLDFLKKQTQRLKGFLGPKDKDKKSTGDDKGMNPVKEITDDSSKKPSSSGKSTVPTNTDQTSSNHKTTTTTTTGPTRYQAQGSSVIFSSNLRDDTKVILEQISANSQKKREETGGEKESDSGDKGLERQNSLKRNRFLRPPGNVSEREGLLKRIESLRKEKKVYSRFEVVYHCKDDACSVDGRDI; from the exons ATGCCAAACCGATCTCAGAGTTCATCGATTGGGGATAACCCCCTAGACCCAAACTACCTGCCCCCCCATTACCGTGAGGAGTACCGCCTGGCCATCGATGCTCTGATTGAAAATGATGTAAAG GGCTACTATGAGTTCCTTCAGACCGCAGATGTGGTGGGTTTCTTGGCACAGCCAGAAATCGACTTTATCAAATCCACAATCCAGACGCCCAACCTGTCAGCTAGCATGCCAGAGCTGACATACACTGACGGAGCACACGAGATGGATGGCTCCTCTGATACCTATTGGCCAATGCAGTCTGACCTGGCCGCCCCGGGGCTGGACCTTGGCTGGCCACTGCCACAGCACAGCTTCAGGGGGCCCACAGAGGTCACCACTCTGGTCAACCCCTCTGACCCAGACATGCCAAGTATTAAGGAGCAGGCCAGAAGGCTCATCAAAAGTGCATGTCAG GTCATCGCAGTGGTGATGGACAGATTCACAGACGTTGACATTTTTGCTGACCTTTTGGATGCGACAGCAAGACATGTTCCTGTTTATATTCTGCTGGATGAGCATGAAGCCCATCACTTTGTCTCCATGGTCATCAACTGCAAAGTCAACTTGGAACTAAATCCT ATGATGCGTGTAAGGACAGTGGCAGGAATAACCTACCATTCCCGGACTGGGAAATCATTTAAAGGCCAGGTGAAAGATCGCTTCCTGCTGGCTGACTGCAGAGCTGTACTCAGTGGTAACTACAg TTTCATGTGGTCTTATGAGAAGATCCACCGTTGTATTGCCCACCTCTTCCTTGGGGAGCTGGTTGCCACTTTTGATGAAGAGTTTCGTATTCTCTTTGCTCAGTCAGAGCCTCTAGTCATTGACCCGTCTGATGGAGCTCTTGCACTCTCCGACACTAGCAGCACCAATAGTTACTTTGGCGCCCAGTATGGTTTGAAGAGGACCCAGTCTTTGCTTAACCCCATTAGTTACCGCAGGCAGCCTGAGATTACCTCCGGCTTCCCCTTTGGAGACTCAGATCGTAACCTTGCACTTACTTTTCGGAGGAACGACCCATTTCGTCACACTGTGGAACCTGGGGCTGGAATTACAATCGGGAAGTATTCACAGCAACAGTTTCGTCTGCAGCAGTCGTATCTGGAGCAGGGAAGGTCAATCGTGTCCAGGCAGATGGAGCTGAATACCAGTGCCTTTAAGAGGCACAGCTATGCCGAGGGAACACAGGAGAATTATATTTCTTCAAGGCAGTACATGAAGCACAGAGTCATGAATAACCTGGATGAGACGGACTTCCACAG GGAGCAGGTCAAAAGCAGCCATTTCTACAGCGAGGGGCCTGGGCCGGGTTCAGGCCAAGGACACTACGACAGACTTCGAGGTCGCCCTCCACATCTCTCTATCGATCAATATTCAGAATCAAGTTTTCGCTCTGATCAGGAGCCTCCACCAGGCAGAGAATATTTTTCATCTGAGGATTTGAGAGGACCTGAGGGGCATCATGCACCTCCATTAGCTGGGAGGTATGGAGGAGAGTCCGGTCATAAGAGGCCAACAATAGGTCAGGCATATGCCTGTCAGAGCTCCCCCACACAGCCTCATCCACCAGAGAAAAGACATTTTCCCAAACAGTCTGATCAAGAGCATGAACAAGATGCAGAAGCTCGGCATGGCTTGAGGAACTGGAGAATCCATTCCTACCTAAGCTCTTATGAGGATGGTGGAGAAGAGGGTCTACCTCAGCCTCTTGGGCCTGATGCATTTGAAGATCCTCAACTATCTCAGCAGCCAACTGACACAGAAAGTTCAACTCGCTTTGGAACAAAGGAGCAACTGAATGTTACCTCCAAACCCAGACCAGAAATCCAAAGACCACGCTTTGGAAAGCCCATGCTACCTGAGAGCAAAGACTCTGCACCAACATCAATCGGTGACTCTAAACCTTTTACACTGGAGAAAAAGGAAAGGGAGGCTgcaaaagacagagagagggaggcagatAGGGGTGCAACAAGGGAAGTTGGTGTTGATGTTGAGATGAAAGAGGGTCCAGAGCTCCTCTTGTCCAAACACGAATCATTTCGCACACGAATTAACCCACTCCTCCAACGTAGTTCTCGTCTGCGTTCTTCACTCATATTCTCATCGTCCAAGGCAGAAATGCACAGTGGCAGCCTGGGCTTAAAACCAGcaacagagacagaggaggagttAGACACATTGCGCACCTCTTCCATTGTGGCCCAGATCCTAGAGAAGAGAAGATCGTTGTCCCGTGAGCCTTTTGAATGGAGAAAGAAGATCGAGGAAAAAGATAAGGAAAAGGAAAAGCAAAaggagatggagaaagagaaagaacaaGAGGATAAAAAACCACTGCCAGTGGAAAAGGATACCAGACTTAAAGATGAAATTCAAGCAAAACCAGAACCTCAAAAACTTAAGGAAGAGGTGAAGCCAGCTCCAGCTGTCGAGAAATCTGAAGTAACAACAACAACTTTGAACATGAATGACCCAGCTAGTCGACTGCAGTATTTCCAAGACCTTGCTGCTAAGAGAAAAGCCTCAAAAATGGGGACGGAGTCATCACTTAAAGTTACAGAACCTGCCGAGAAAAAGCCAGACCTTTCTGACAAACCTCCCATGATTACAGAAACACCTCTAACAATCCCAACGGTCTCTGTTACTGCAGCAGAATCTGAACCAAAAAGGCCAGACATCTCAGCAAAACTGGCCGAGCTCACTCGCAAACCTTCGATTAGTTCTGGAAAACCACCAATAATCACTGCCAAGCCTTATGTGAGCCCCCAGAAAACTTCAGAGACAAGCCAAACTCAAAAAGAGGAGACTGCATCAGAGGGTCAAAAGAAGGATATATTTAAGTCCCTAAAGCCCCTTCCTTCACCAAAGATCTTTAAGAGGGACCCACTGAAGCTCAAGGCACTGAATCCTCGTCGAATCTCTTGTGGTGAAGAGATACTGACAACAGATGCTACCGATGCAGAGAAGAGTGAACTAAAAAAGAGCCGCTCTCAAAGTTCATCCACTCTGCCACGTGACGAGTCATTGCATAAAGTTATGGGATCAAATACATCCATCAATACACTTGGGGAGGTGAAAGGTGAGGGCAAGACACTTGACTTCTTAAAGAAGCAGACGCAGAGGCTAAAAGGATTCCTGGGGCCAAAGGACAAAGACAAGAAATCTACAGGAGATGATAAGGGCATGAACCCAGTCAAAGAGATCACTGATGATTCAAGTAAAAAGCCAAGCTCATCAGGAAAAAGTACAGTGCCTACAAATACTGATCAAACTTCCTCCAATCATAAGACAACAACTACAACCACAACAGGCCCAACCAGATACCAGGCCCAGGGCAGCTCTGTGATTTTTAGTAGCAACCTAAGAGATGACACCAAAGTCATTCTTGAGCAGATTTCCGCCAACAGCCAGAAGAAGCGGGAAGAAACAGGGGGGGAAAAAGAAAGTGACAGTGGGGATAAGGGGCTTGAGAGGCAAAACTCCTTGAAAAGGAATCGGTTTCTGCGACCGCCAGGCAACGTCTCGGAGCGGGAAGGATTACTGAAGAGGATAGAGAGTCTGAGGAAGGAGAAGAAGGTCTACAGCCGCTTTGAGGTAGTCTATCACTGCAAGGATGATGCCTGCAGCGTAGATGGTAGAGATATATGA
- the si:ch211-199g17.9 gene encoding synaptonemal complex central element protein 1 isoform X1, giving the protein MSDSAGFNIDDLIKATQEIEGGETEKLEVEQLPGKLRRLQQGKRVVEDEVTELKSVMESLQKELETLQAEAYQLEGIHKEKEELCTKLQFQCDKSEQDSARQLEQNKKSDELLEEHRCEIQEIKLKQRKQRMKFVNQLLILTDQHKNLFSVFSPVRLPAEIESSENSRSQLLLAEQMKLAQLHSLEEELEEGKKQKQPGTASAETEDEQKAALPMLGI; this is encoded by the exons ATGAGCGATTCGGCAG GATTCAACATTGATGACTTGATTAAAGCTACACAAGAGATAGAAG GTGGAGAAACAGAGAAGCTCGAAGTTGAACAGTTGCCTGGGAAATTAAGGAGGCTGCAGCAAG GCAAAAGAGTTGTGGAAGATGAAGTTACAGAGCTGAAATCAGTCATGGAATCTTTGCAGAAAGAACTGGAAACAT TGCAGGCTGAAGCTTACCAGCTGGAAGGAATCCATAAAGAAAAAGAGG AGTTGTGCACGAAGCTGCAGTTCCAGTGTGACAAGTCTGAGCAGGACTCTGCCAG GCAGTTGGAACAGAACAAGAAAAGTGATGAACTGCTGGAGGAGCACAGGTGCGAAATCCAGGAGATCAAGCTGAAACAACGAAAGCAGCG CATGAAGTTTGTAAACCAACTCCTGATACTGACAGACCAGCACAAGAATCTGTTCTCTGTCTTT TCTCCAGTCAGACTCCCAGCTGAAATAGAGAGCTCTGAGAATTCAAGAAGTCAGCTACTCTTAGCCG AACAAATGAAGTTGGCTCAGCTGCACAGCCTGGAAGAGGAGCTAGAGGAGGGCAAGAAACAGAAGCAGCCTGGGACTGCATCTGCAGAGACTGAGGACGAGCAAAAGGCAGCTTT aCCAATGTTGGgcatttaa
- the si:ch211-199g17.9 gene encoding uncharacterized protein si:ch211-199g17.9 isoform X2, whose product MAILISIVDKQGKRVVEDEVTELKSVMESLQKELETLQAEAYQLEGIHKEKEELCTKLQFQCDKSEQDSARQLEQNKKSDELLEEHRCEIQEIKLKQRKQRMKFVNQLLILTDQHKNLFSVFSPVRLPAEIESSENSRSQLLLAEQMKLAQLHSLEEELEEGKKQKQPGTASAETEDEQKAALPMLGI is encoded by the exons ATGGCCATTCTGATTTCAATTGTGGATAAACAAG GCAAAAGAGTTGTGGAAGATGAAGTTACAGAGCTGAAATCAGTCATGGAATCTTTGCAGAAAGAACTGGAAACAT TGCAGGCTGAAGCTTACCAGCTGGAAGGAATCCATAAAGAAAAAGAGG AGTTGTGCACGAAGCTGCAGTTCCAGTGTGACAAGTCTGAGCAGGACTCTGCCAG GCAGTTGGAACAGAACAAGAAAAGTGATGAACTGCTGGAGGAGCACAGGTGCGAAATCCAGGAGATCAAGCTGAAACAACGAAAGCAGCG CATGAAGTTTGTAAACCAACTCCTGATACTGACAGACCAGCACAAGAATCTGTTCTCTGTCTTT TCTCCAGTCAGACTCCCAGCTGAAATAGAGAGCTCTGAGAATTCAAGAAGTCAGCTACTCTTAGCCG AACAAATGAAGTTGGCTCAGCTGCACAGCCTGGAAGAGGAGCTAGAGGAGGGCAAGAAACAGAAGCAGCCTGGGACTGCATCTGCAGAGACTGAGGACGAGCAAAAGGCAGCTTT aCCAATGTTGGgcatttaa
- the grinaa gene encoding glutamate receptor, ionotropic, N-methyl D-aspartate-associated protein 1a (glutamate binding), which yields MSQDKSGYPGMGETNPLHNNVYGPPQPGFGMPPPNYSQAPGGPYPPAAGYGQPGFPQAGPGFAPGPYPQMPYPQGPYPQGPYPQGPYQQPGFAGDPMAPAGSPGYHGDGPPSYYDNDEFTNSGFEDKNIRQAFIRKVFMVLTVQLLVTFSFVAVFTFVDDAKLFVRRNPWTYYVSYAIFFVALIVLSCCGDFRRKHPWNLVALSILTLSLSYMVGMIASFYDTETVIMAVGITAVVCFTVVLFSLQSKYDFTSCRGVLFVCLIVLLLFSILCIFIRHRILHIVYASLGALLFTCFLAVDTQLLLGNKKLALSPEEYIFAALNLYTDIINIFLYILSIVGRSRE from the exons ATGTCCCAGGATAAAAGTGGATACCCTGGTATGGGTGAGACCAACCCACTTCATAACAACGTCTACGGACCCCCCCAGCCAGGTTTTGGTATGCCTCCTCCTAACTACAGCCAAGCTCCAGGGGGGCCATACCCACCAGCAGCCGGCTACGGACAGCCAGGCTTCCCCCAGGCAGGCCCAGGTTTTGCCCCAGGTCCCTACCCTCAGATGCCCTATCCACAGGGGCCCTACCCACAGGGACCCTACCCTCAGGGGCCTTACCAGCAGCCAGGCTTTGCTGGGGACCCCATGG CTCCTGCAGGCAGCCCTGGCTACCATGGCGACGGGCCTCCATCTTACTATGACAATGACGAGTTCACCAACTCTGGTTTTGAGGACAAGAACATACGACAAGCCTTCATCAGAAAA GTCTTCATGGTTCTAACGGTGCAGCTGCTCGTCACTTTCTCTTTCGTTGCTGTCTTCACCTTCGTCGATGATGCCAAACTGTTCGTGCGGCGTAATCCCTGGACGTACTACGTGTCCTATGCAATCTTcttcgttgctctgattgtcctCAGCTGCTGTGGAGACTTTCGCCGCAAGCATCCCTGGAACCTCGTTGCTCTG tCCATCCTGACCCTGAGCCTCTCCTACATGGTGGGCATGATCGCCAGCTTCTATGACACAGAGACCGTCATCATGGCTGTGGGCATTACTGCAGTGGTTTGCTTTACCGTCGTCCTCTTCTCACTACAG AGCAAATATGATTTCACTTCCTGTCGgggtgtgctgtttgtgtgCCTGATTGTGCTGTTGCTCTTCTCCATACTGTGCATCTTCATTCGCCACAGGATCCTGCACATCGTCTATGCCTCCCTGGGGGCCCTGCTCTTCACCTGC TTCTTGGCTGTAGACACTCAGCTGCTCCTGGGTAACAAGAAGTTGGCCCTGAGTCCAGAGGAATACATTTTTGCCGCCCTCAACCtctacactgatatcatcaacaTTTTCCTCTACATCCTCTCTATCGTTGGACGCTCCCGTGAATAA